From Streptomyces sp. TLI_105, the proteins below share one genomic window:
- a CDS encoding aldehyde dehydrogenase, translating into MLQVLNPATEEPVATVPAATPADVDAAVARAGAAQRGWAAAAPADRARLLRRFAAVVDDHIEELARLEVTEAGHTIGNARWEAGNVRDLLDFAAGGVERLNGRQIPVAGGLDITILEPLGVVGVIAPWNFPMPIAAWATAPALAAGNAVLLKPAETTPLTALRLAELALEAGLPEGLFQVLPGTGPVAGNALVEHPGIAKIVFTGSTRVGKSIMAKCADQVKRVTLELGGKSPNIVFADADLEAAAAAAPMSFLDNSGQDCCARTRILVQRSAYDRFLELLAPAIEEIVVGDPADERTQMGPLISRAQLDRVRSYVTDAAEHAAGIRGKAPEGPGFWFPPTVLTGVAENAPCAVEEIFGPVAVVLPFEDEADAIRLANATEYGLSGSIWTRDVGRALRASRAVRAGNLSVNSHSSVRYWTPFGGYQQSGLGRELGPDALTAFTETKNVFISTEGPAL; encoded by the coding sequence TTGCTCCAGGTACTGAACCCGGCGACCGAGGAACCCGTCGCCACCGTCCCCGCCGCCACCCCCGCCGACGTCGACGCCGCCGTCGCCCGCGCCGGCGCCGCCCAGCGCGGCTGGGCCGCCGCCGCACCCGCCGACCGGGCCCGGCTGCTCCGCCGCTTCGCCGCCGTCGTCGACGACCACATCGAGGAACTGGCCCGCCTGGAGGTCACCGAGGCGGGCCACACCATCGGCAACGCCCGCTGGGAGGCTGGCAACGTCCGCGACCTGCTCGACTTCGCCGCCGGGGGAGTGGAGCGCCTCAACGGCCGCCAGATCCCGGTGGCCGGCGGCCTCGACATCACGATCCTCGAACCGCTCGGGGTCGTCGGCGTCATCGCCCCCTGGAACTTCCCCATGCCGATCGCCGCCTGGGCCACCGCACCCGCCCTCGCCGCCGGCAACGCCGTCCTCCTCAAGCCGGCCGAGACCACCCCGCTCACCGCGCTCCGCCTCGCCGAACTCGCCCTCGAAGCGGGCCTCCCCGAGGGCCTCTTCCAGGTCCTGCCCGGCACCGGCCCCGTCGCCGGGAACGCCCTCGTCGAGCACCCCGGCATCGCCAAGATCGTCTTCACCGGCTCCACCAGGGTCGGAAAGTCGATCATGGCGAAGTGCGCCGACCAGGTGAAGCGGGTCACCCTCGAACTCGGCGGCAAGAGCCCCAACATCGTCTTCGCCGACGCGGACCTGGAGGCCGCGGCGGCGGCGGCTCCGATGTCCTTCCTCGACAACAGCGGCCAGGACTGCTGCGCCCGCACCCGCATCCTCGTCCAGCGGAGCGCGTACGACCGCTTCCTGGAGCTCCTCGCCCCCGCCATCGAGGAGATCGTCGTCGGCGACCCCGCCGACGAGCGCACCCAGATGGGCCCGCTCATCTCCCGCGCCCAGCTCGACCGCGTCCGCTCCTACGTCACGGATGCCGCCGAGCACGCAGCAGGCATCCGGGGCAAGGCGCCCGAGGGCCCCGGCTTCTGGTTCCCGCCGACCGTCCTCACCGGCGTCGCCGAGAACGCCCCCTGCGCCGTCGAGGAGATCTTCGGACCCGTCGCCGTCGTCCTCCCCTTCGAGGACGAGGCCGACGCGATCCGCCTCGCCAACGCCACCGAATACGGCCTCTCCGGCTCGATCTGGACCCGGGACGTCGGCCGCGCCCTGCGCGCCTCCCGCGCCGTCCGGGCCGGAAACCTCTCCGTCAACTCCCACTCCAGCGTCCGCTACTGGACCCCGTTCGGCGGCTACCAGCAGTCCGGCCTCGGCCGCGAACTCGGCCCCGACGCCCTGACCGCCTTCACCGAAACCAAGAACGTCTTCATCAGCACGGAGGGTCCCGCACTGTGA
- a CDS encoding amidohydrolase — MRTRLVLHSARLLDPGTGAFLPETALAVSDDGRISALGDDREIRALAAPATTVVDLKGAVVTPGFVDGHLHPVSGAELTHGLDLSYCADLDDVREALAREVRSLDRGQWLFGWGLDPNVFGDRPVGTAPFDAVLDGVPAFLLLFDAHSALASRRALELAGVDGPRTFDQASAEVVCDADGRPTGLLQEDAACELVERVAPRPTREESRQRLAAALRSMAAAGLTGGHAMDANGDSLALYGELDAAGELPLRLRVAPWCQPGTDADGVRALIEQQGTGGELWRVAGVKLFMDGTIDNGTAWLERPDCHGESTHAFWPDPEAYTRIIGELHRAGVATATHAIGDAAVRHVLDSVEKARTDGGGGVRHRVEHIETVPDDTLRRFAELGVLASMQPTHCCDFTRADHTDNWSRRLGEERAARAWRCRDLSDSGATVVLGSDWPIAPFPPLGVMAGARHRRPSRDLGQAPHGPEQALTPLEALRGMTTAAAYAAGEEHGAGRLAVGHRADLTALAADPLTTPATELPDVPVRLTTVAGRVTFRATEL, encoded by the coding sequence GTGCGCACCCGACTCGTCCTGCACTCCGCCCGTCTGCTCGACCCCGGTACGGGGGCGTTCCTGCCGGAGACCGCGCTCGCCGTCTCCGACGACGGCCGGATCTCCGCCCTGGGCGACGACCGCGAGATCCGGGCGCTGGCCGCTCCGGCGACGACCGTCGTCGACCTCAAGGGGGCCGTCGTCACCCCCGGCTTCGTCGACGGCCACCTGCACCCCGTCTCCGGCGCCGAACTCACCCACGGTCTCGACCTGTCGTACTGCGCCGACCTCGACGACGTGCGGGAGGCGCTGGCGCGCGAGGTGCGGTCCCTCGACCGCGGCCAGTGGCTCTTCGGCTGGGGTCTGGACCCGAACGTCTTCGGCGACCGACCCGTCGGCACCGCCCCCTTCGACGCGGTGCTCGACGGGGTGCCGGCCTTCCTGCTGCTCTTCGACGCGCACTCGGCCCTGGCCAGCCGCCGGGCCCTCGAACTCGCCGGAGTCGACGGCCCCCGCACCTTCGACCAGGCCTCCGCCGAGGTCGTCTGCGACGCCGACGGACGCCCGACCGGGCTGCTCCAGGAGGACGCCGCCTGCGAGCTGGTCGAGCGGGTCGCCCCCCGGCCGACGCGCGAGGAGAGCCGGCAGCGGCTCGCGGCGGCGCTGCGGTCCATGGCGGCGGCGGGCCTCACCGGCGGTCACGCCATGGACGCCAACGGCGACAGCCTCGCCCTGTACGGGGAGCTCGACGCGGCCGGCGAGCTGCCGCTGCGGCTCCGGGTCGCGCCCTGGTGCCAGCCGGGCACCGACGCCGACGGCGTGCGCGCGCTGATCGAGCAGCAGGGCACGGGCGGGGAGCTGTGGCGGGTCGCCGGCGTGAAGCTCTTCATGGACGGGACGATCGACAACGGCACGGCGTGGCTGGAGCGGCCGGACTGCCACGGCGAGTCCACGCACGCGTTCTGGCCGGACCCGGAGGCGTACACCCGGATCATCGGGGAGCTGCACCGGGCGGGCGTGGCCACCGCGACGCACGCCATCGGCGACGCGGCCGTACGGCACGTCCTGGACTCCGTCGAGAAGGCGCGGACGGACGGGGGCGGCGGCGTACGGCACAGGGTCGAGCACATCGAGACGGTGCCGGACGACACGCTGCGCCGCTTCGCCGAGCTGGGCGTCCTGGCGTCGATGCAGCCCACGCACTGCTGCGACTTCACCCGCGCCGACCACACCGACAACTGGTCGCGGCGCCTCGGCGAGGAGCGCGCCGCGCGCGCGTGGCGCTGCCGCGACCTGTCGGACTCGGGTGCGACCGTGGTCCTCGGCTCGGACTGGCCGATCGCGCCGTTCCCGCCGCTGGGCGTGATGGCCGGGGCCCGGCACCGGCGCCCGAGCCGTGACCTCGGGCAGGCGCCGCACGGGCCGGAGCAGGCGCTCACGCCGCTGGAGGCGCTGCGGGGCATGACGACGGCGGCGGCGTACGCGGCGGGCGAGGAGCACGGGGCGGGTCGGCTGGCCGTCGGCCACCGCGCCGATCTGACGGCCCTGGCGGCGGATCCCCTGACCACCCCGGCGACGGAACTCCCGGACGTCCCGGTCCGCCTGACGACGGTGGCGGGCCGGGTGACGTTCCGCGCGACGGAACTCTGA
- a CDS encoding SulP family inorganic anion transporter: MTNFPYLRQDFAASLVVFLVALPLCVGVAVASGVPAELGLVTGIVGGIVTGLLRGSSLQVSGPAAGLTVLVFEAVTEFGLATLGVIVLTAGVLQLAMGALKLGRWFRAISVAVVEGMLAGIGLVIIAGQLYAAAGLKAPASGVDKILGMPGAVFGAFGSTTAPASLAVGAGTMAVVVGWKHLPKKARTVPGALAAVILATAVTLAFGLPVATVEVNGLIGSVQLPGAGAFGELADPAVLGTVLAFTLIASAESLFSAAAVDRLHDGPRTQYDKELMAQGAGNAVCGVLGALPMTAVIVRSSANVAAGAKTKASRVLHGVWLLLFAALLPGTLALIPLPALAGILIHAGWKLIPFRGVAALWRGHRGEALILVATAVAIVTVNMFEGVLIGLALSVAKTAWETSHVRLEVIDKGAGPLQAHLSGNATFLRLPKILDSLEALPQDRPIVVDVSGLHHLDHACRTALEAWAARHSVAGTEPVRVTEPLKVTSPEPA, translated from the coding sequence ATGACCAACTTCCCTTACTTACGCCAGGACTTCGCCGCCTCGCTCGTCGTGTTCCTCGTCGCCCTCCCCCTGTGCGTCGGCGTCGCCGTCGCCTCGGGAGTCCCGGCCGAGCTCGGACTCGTCACCGGCATCGTGGGCGGCATCGTCACCGGTCTCCTGCGGGGCAGCAGCCTGCAGGTGTCCGGACCGGCGGCGGGACTGACCGTGCTGGTCTTCGAGGCCGTCACCGAGTTCGGGCTCGCCACGCTCGGTGTGATCGTCCTTACCGCCGGGGTGCTCCAACTGGCCATGGGCGCCCTGAAGCTGGGTCGCTGGTTCCGGGCGATCTCCGTCGCCGTCGTCGAGGGCATGCTGGCCGGTATCGGTCTGGTGATCATCGCCGGTCAGCTGTACGCGGCGGCCGGCCTGAAGGCTCCCGCCTCCGGCGTCGACAAGATCCTGGGGATGCCCGGGGCCGTCTTCGGCGCCTTCGGCAGCACCACGGCGCCGGCCTCGCTCGCGGTCGGCGCGGGCACCATGGCCGTGGTGGTGGGGTGGAAGCACCTGCCGAAGAAGGCGCGGACCGTGCCGGGCGCGCTCGCCGCGGTGATCCTGGCGACGGCGGTCACCCTGGCGTTCGGCCTGCCGGTGGCCACCGTCGAGGTGAACGGCCTGATCGGCTCCGTCCAGCTGCCCGGCGCCGGCGCCTTCGGCGAGCTGGCGGATCCGGCCGTCCTGGGCACGGTCCTCGCCTTCACCCTGATCGCCTCCGCCGAAAGCCTGTTCAGCGCCGCCGCGGTGGACCGGCTGCACGACGGTCCACGCACCCAGTACGACAAGGAGCTCATGGCGCAGGGCGCGGGCAACGCGGTCTGCGGTGTGCTCGGGGCCCTGCCGATGACCGCGGTCATCGTCCGCAGTTCCGCCAACGTGGCGGCGGGCGCGAAGACCAAGGCGTCCCGCGTCCTGCACGGCGTGTGGCTGCTGCTGTTCGCGGCGCTGCTGCCGGGGACACTGGCGCTGATCCCGCTGCCCGCCCTCGCCGGCATCCTGATCCACGCGGGCTGGAAGCTGATCCCGTTCCGCGGGGTCGCGGCGCTGTGGCGGGGGCACCGGGGCGAGGCGCTGATCCTGGTGGCGACGGCCGTCGCGATCGTCACCGTGAACATGTTCGAAGGCGTGCTGATCGGACTGGCCCTGTCCGTGGCCAAGACCGCCTGGGAGACGTCACACGTCAGACTGGAGGTCATCGACAAGGGCGCGGGCCCGCTCCAGGCACATCTGTCGGGCAACGCCACCTTCCTGCGGCTGCCGAAGATACTCGACAGCCTGGAGGCGCTGCCCCAGGACCGACCGATCGTGGTCGATGTCTCCGGCCTGCACCACCTCGACCACGCCTGCCGTACGGCCCTGGAAGCGTGGGCCGCACGGCACAGCGTGGCCGGCACGGAACCCGTGAGGGTCACCGAGCCCCTGAAGGTCACGTCCCCCGAGCCGGCCTGA
- a CDS encoding TetR/AcrR family transcriptional regulator produces the protein MPSSVQRKRIRKTPEARRAEIVETAARVALTEGLECVTLRRIADELAVRPGLISHYFPSAEDLVAEAFSVASTGELDALLPADRPDGTPTQYLARYFALSAGEAYDDISRLWINARHLSRYRPVLRDRVAEQELASDDRLEGLIREGVERGEFRTDDPRAAAIQILVVLDGLGAHANTDRSNRPEAVTRLPVTTAERELGLPYGALTDVRLPGEPTEPR, from the coding sequence ATGCCGTCAAGCGTCCAGCGCAAGAGAATTCGGAAAACTCCCGAGGCCCGTAGGGCGGAGATCGTGGAGACCGCGGCCCGCGTCGCCCTGACCGAGGGCCTGGAGTGCGTCACGCTCCGGCGCATCGCCGACGAGCTCGCCGTGCGCCCCGGTCTGATCAGCCACTACTTCCCCTCGGCGGAGGATCTGGTGGCCGAGGCCTTCAGCGTCGCCTCCACCGGCGAGCTCGACGCCCTGCTGCCCGCCGACCGCCCCGACGGGACCCCCACGCAGTACCTCGCGCGCTACTTCGCCCTCTCGGCCGGAGAGGCGTACGACGACATCAGCCGCCTGTGGATCAACGCCCGGCACCTCAGCCGCTACCGGCCCGTGCTCCGCGACCGGGTCGCCGAGCAGGAGCTCGCCTCCGACGACCGCCTCGAAGGACTCATCCGCGAGGGCGTCGAGCGCGGCGAGTTCCGCACGGACGACCCGCGCGCGGCGGCCATCCAGATCCTGGTGGTCCTCGACGGCCTGGGCGCCCACGCCAACACCGACCGCAGCAACCGCCCGGAGGCGGTGACACGGCTGCCGGTGACGACGGCGGAACGGGAACTCGGCCTGCCGTACGGCGCCTTGACCGACGTACGACTGCCGGGGGAACCGACCGAGCCACGCTGA
- the eat gene encoding ethanolamine permease, with amino-acid sequence MTLEDTTQSKDDYLERRALRRGSAGWLLLTGLGVAYVVSGDFSGWNIGLSKGGFGGLAVATVLMGAMYACLVFALAELSAILPTAGGGYGFARRALGTWGGFLTGTAILIEYILAPAAISIFIGDYVESLGLFGLESGWPVYLVCFALFIGIHLWGVGEALRFSLIVTAIAVAALVVFALGALTDFHVDGLNDIPVDGAAFGSNSWLPFGLLGIWAAFPFGMWFFLGVEGVPLAAEEAKDPVRSMPRALAISMGILVLLAVMTFFAATGARGAAAVQEAGNPLVVALQGDGEPTALSRFVNYAGLAGLVASFFSLIYAGSRQLFALSRAGYLPRFLSLTSRRKSPYLGLLIPGTIGFALAAGTGNGARMLNIAVFGATISYALMALSHIVLRRREPGLHRPYRTPGGIVTSSVAFVLALSALVATFLVDRTAAFMALGVYVIALAYFAFYSRHHLVARAPEEEFAALAAAEAELERD; translated from the coding sequence ATGACGCTGGAAGACACCACGCAGTCGAAGGACGACTACCTCGAACGCCGGGCCCTGCGCCGCGGCAGCGCCGGCTGGCTGCTGCTGACCGGCCTCGGCGTGGCGTACGTCGTGTCCGGGGACTTCTCCGGCTGGAACATCGGCCTGTCGAAGGGCGGCTTCGGCGGGCTCGCCGTCGCCACCGTCCTGATGGGCGCGATGTACGCCTGTCTGGTCTTCGCGCTCGCCGAGCTCTCCGCCATCCTGCCCACCGCGGGCGGCGGCTACGGCTTCGCCCGCCGGGCGCTCGGCACCTGGGGAGGCTTCCTCACCGGCACCGCGATCCTCATCGAGTACATCCTCGCCCCCGCCGCGATCTCCATCTTCATCGGCGACTACGTCGAGTCCCTCGGCCTCTTCGGCCTGGAGTCCGGCTGGCCGGTCTATCTGGTCTGCTTCGCGCTCTTCATCGGCATCCACCTGTGGGGCGTGGGCGAGGCGCTGCGCTTCAGCCTGATCGTGACGGCGATCGCGGTCGCGGCCCTGGTCGTCTTCGCGCTCGGCGCGCTCACCGACTTCCACGTGGACGGCCTGAACGACATCCCGGTCGACGGCGCGGCCTTCGGCTCGAACTCCTGGCTGCCCTTCGGACTGCTCGGGATCTGGGCCGCGTTCCCCTTCGGCATGTGGTTCTTCCTCGGCGTCGAGGGCGTGCCGCTCGCCGCCGAGGAGGCCAAGGACCCGGTGCGGTCGATGCCGAGGGCGCTCGCGATCTCGATGGGGATCCTGGTGCTGCTCGCCGTCATGACCTTCTTCGCCGCCACCGGGGCGCGCGGCGCGGCCGCCGTCCAGGAGGCGGGCAACCCGCTGGTCGTGGCGCTCCAGGGCGACGGGGAGCCGACGGCGCTCAGCCGCTTCGTGAACTACGCGGGCCTCGCGGGCCTGGTCGCCTCGTTCTTCTCCCTCATCTACGCCGGTTCGCGCCAGCTGTTCGCCCTCTCCCGGGCCGGCTACCTGCCCCGGTTCCTCTCCCTGACCAGCCGCCGCAAGTCGCCCTACCTGGGACTCCTCATCCCCGGCACGATCGGCTTCGCGCTCGCCGCCGGGACCGGGAACGGGGCGCGGATGCTGAACATCGCGGTCTTCGGCGCCACCATCTCGTACGCCCTGATGGCGCTCTCCCACATCGTGCTGCGCCGCCGCGAGCCGGGGCTGCACCGGCCGTACCGCACGCCCGGCGGGATCGTGACCTCGTCGGTGGCCTTCGTCCTGGCCCTGTCGGCGCTGGTCGCGACCTTCCTGGTGGACCGGACGGCGGCCTTCATGGCGCTCGGGGTGTACGTGATCGCCCTCGCCTACTTCGCGTTCTACAGTCGGCACCATCTGGTGGCCAGGGCCCCCGAGGAGGAGTTCGCGGCGCTCGCCGCGGCCGAAGCCGAACTCGAACGCGACTGA
- a CDS encoding cytosine permease codes for MASTIPDPGAARAEVTPPADRPGRIEAHGIDHIPDGERHGHPRELFSVWAAANVNYLSLVIGGALVLMGLSLWQAVGVIVVGNLFWVLTGLLATSGPAAGAPSEVITRALYGVIGNRVNNAVGGWLVSVCYFALNLAAAATAAFALVEKAGITANVPVKVAVVVVIAALTLAISVYGHGLIIKLYLPLTLALAGAFTVVALAVFRHADFSYAPVDPPAGTGLWAVLVAGVTMIASGPLSYTTSADFSRYLPRTSSAKAIAGWTALGAFVPSVVVSSLGAFAATAVDMTDPQNALQEILPGWFVPVFLLALVLGTISINALTAYSAGLALQAVGLRIRRTVSVLFDGAVAVALTLYGLLVSNFLDTVSNALQVIVVLIGPLMAVYATDIVLRRNRYDGRALSDETPGSPFWFTGGVNGAGALSLIVGVASAALCVNTLYTGPVATALGGVDLSLPVGMIVASGLYVLLGRRAVRATSD; via the coding sequence ATGGCTTCCACGATCCCCGACCCCGGCGCCGCCCGCGCCGAGGTCACCCCGCCGGCCGACCGGCCCGGCCGCATCGAGGCCCACGGCATCGATCACATCCCCGACGGCGAGCGCCACGGACACCCGCGCGAGCTCTTCTCCGTGTGGGCCGCGGCGAACGTCAACTACCTCAGCCTCGTCATCGGCGGCGCCCTCGTCCTGATGGGCCTGAGCCTCTGGCAGGCCGTCGGCGTGATCGTCGTGGGCAACCTCTTCTGGGTGCTGACCGGGCTCCTGGCCACCTCGGGACCGGCCGCGGGCGCGCCGAGCGAGGTGATCACCCGCGCCCTGTACGGCGTCATCGGCAACCGGGTGAACAACGCGGTCGGCGGCTGGCTCGTCTCCGTCTGCTACTTCGCGCTCAACCTCGCGGCCGCCGCCACCGCCGCCTTCGCGCTCGTCGAGAAGGCCGGCATCACCGCGAACGTCCCCGTCAAGGTGGCGGTGGTCGTGGTCATCGCCGCTCTCACCCTCGCGATCAGCGTCTACGGCCACGGCCTGATCATCAAGCTGTACCTGCCCCTCACCCTGGCCCTGGCGGGTGCCTTCACCGTCGTCGCCCTCGCGGTCTTCCGCCACGCCGACTTCTCGTACGCGCCCGTCGACCCGCCGGCCGGCACCGGCCTCTGGGCGGTGCTCGTCGCGGGCGTCACGATGATCGCCTCGGGCCCGCTCTCGTACACGACGAGCGCCGACTTCTCGCGCTACCTGCCCCGTACGTCCTCGGCGAAGGCGATCGCCGGATGGACCGCCCTCGGCGCCTTCGTCCCCAGCGTCGTGGTCAGTTCGCTGGGCGCGTTCGCCGCCACGGCCGTCGACATGACCGACCCCCAGAACGCGCTGCAGGAGATCCTGCCGGGCTGGTTCGTGCCCGTCTTCCTGCTCGCCCTGGTCCTCGGCACGATCTCCATCAACGCCCTGACCGCGTACAGCGCCGGACTCGCCCTCCAGGCCGTCGGCCTGCGCATCCGGCGTACCGTCAGCGTCCTCTTCGACGGCGCCGTCGCGGTCGCCCTCACGCTGTACGGCCTGCTGGTCTCCAACTTCCTGGACACCGTCAGCAACGCCCTCCAGGTGATCGTCGTCCTGATCGGCCCCCTCATGGCCGTGTACGCCACCGACATCGTGCTGCGCCGCAACCGCTACGACGGCCGCGCGCTCTCGGACGAGACCCCCGGCAGCCCCTTCTGGTTCACCGGCGGCGTCAACGGGGCGGGCGCCCTCTCCCTGATCGTGGGCGTGGCCTCGGCCGCCCTCTGCGTCAACACCCTCTACACCGGGCCGGTCGCCACGGCGCTCGGCGGGGTCGACCTCTCCCTGCCGGTCGGCATGATCGTCGCCTCGGGCCTGTACGTGCTCCTCGGCCGCCGCGCGGTCAGGGCGACGAGCGACTGA
- a CDS encoding gamma-glutamyl-gamma-aminobutyrate hydrolase family protein — translation MTKPLIGVTTYLDQARWGVWDMTAALLPAAYPRLVRESGGLAVMLPPGGPEDAAAVVARLDGLVVAGGADVEPVRYGAEPDPRTGPPARARDSWELALVDAALASGTPLLGICRGMQLLNVALGGTLIQHLDGHVEAVGVIGRHAVKPVPGTRYASLVPELAEVPTYHHQAVDRLGAGLAASAYAEDGTVEAVELAAPAWALGVQWHPEMGEDLRVMRGLVEAAGR, via the coding sequence GTGACCAAGCCGCTCATCGGCGTGACCACCTATCTGGACCAGGCGCGCTGGGGCGTGTGGGACATGACCGCCGCGCTGCTCCCGGCCGCGTACCCGCGCCTCGTACGGGAGAGCGGCGGGCTCGCGGTCATGCTGCCGCCCGGTGGGCCCGAGGACGCGGCGGCGGTCGTGGCCCGGCTCGACGGACTCGTCGTCGCGGGCGGGGCGGACGTCGAGCCCGTGCGGTACGGGGCCGAGCCCGACCCCCGTACCGGCCCGCCGGCCCGCGCCCGGGACAGCTGGGAGCTGGCCCTCGTCGACGCCGCCCTGGCCTCCGGCACTCCGCTGCTCGGCATCTGCCGGGGCATGCAGCTCCTGAACGTGGCGCTCGGCGGCACGCTGATCCAGCACCTGGACGGGCACGTGGAGGCGGTCGGCGTGATCGGCCGGCACGCGGTGAAGCCGGTGCCGGGCACGCGGTACGCCTCGCTGGTGCCCGAACTCGCCGAGGTCCCGACCTACCACCACCAGGCCGTCGACCGCCTCGGCGCGGGGCTCGCCGCCTCGGCGTACGCGGAGGACGGCACGGTGGAGGCCGTGGAACTGGCCGCGCCGGCCTGGGCGCTCGGGGTGCAGTGGCACCCGGAGATGGGCGAGGACCTGCGCGTGATGCGCGGCCTGGTGGAGGCGGCGGGCCGGTAG
- a CDS encoding glutamine synthetase family protein, protein MADRTPPLTVEELRALVASGEIDTVVLAFPDMQGRLQGKRFAAPFFLDEVLGHGTEGCNYLLAVDTEMNTVDGYEMSSWDRGYGDFAMHPDLTTLRRLPWNDATAMVTADLAWADGTPVVAAPRQILRRQLERLAELGLTAHVGTELEFIVFKDSYEQAWDANYRGLTPANQYNIDYSVLGTGRIEPLLRRIRNEMAGAGLTVESAKGECNPGQHEIAFKYDEALVTCDQHAVYKTGAKEIAAQEGFSLTFMAKYNEREGNSCHIHLSLQNADGENVMAGDDEHHMSETMRHFLAGQLAALRDFSLLYAPNINSYKRFQPGSFAPTAVAWGHDNRTCSLRVVGHGRSTRFENRLPGGDVNPYLAVAGLVAAGLYGIEQRLELPPPCTGNAYTAEYAHVPTTLREAAELWETSEIAKAAFGAEVVAHYRNMARVELDAFDAAVTDWELRRSFERH, encoded by the coding sequence GTGGCAGACCGCACACCCCCGCTCACCGTCGAGGAGCTGCGCGCCCTCGTCGCGAGCGGCGAGATCGACACCGTCGTCCTGGCCTTCCCCGACATGCAGGGAAGACTGCAGGGCAAGCGGTTCGCCGCACCGTTCTTCCTGGACGAGGTCCTCGGCCACGGCACCGAGGGCTGCAACTACCTCCTCGCCGTCGACACCGAGATGAACACCGTCGACGGCTACGAGATGTCCTCCTGGGACCGCGGCTACGGCGACTTCGCCATGCACCCCGACCTCACCACCCTCCGCCGCCTCCCCTGGAACGACGCCACCGCCATGGTGACCGCCGACCTCGCCTGGGCCGACGGCACCCCCGTCGTCGCCGCGCCCCGCCAGATCCTCCGCCGCCAGCTGGAGCGCCTCGCGGAGCTCGGCCTCACCGCCCACGTCGGCACCGAGCTCGAGTTCATCGTCTTCAAGGACAGCTACGAGCAGGCCTGGGACGCGAACTACCGCGGTCTCACCCCCGCCAACCAGTACAACATCGACTACTCCGTCCTCGGCACCGGACGCATCGAACCGCTCCTGCGCCGCATCCGCAACGAGATGGCCGGCGCCGGACTCACCGTCGAGTCCGCGAAGGGCGAGTGCAACCCCGGCCAGCACGAGATCGCCTTCAAGTACGACGAGGCCCTCGTCACCTGCGACCAGCACGCCGTCTACAAGACGGGCGCCAAGGAGATCGCCGCCCAGGAGGGCTTCTCGCTCACCTTCATGGCGAAGTACAACGAACGCGAGGGCAACTCCTGCCACATCCACCTCTCCCTCCAGAACGCCGACGGAGAGAACGTGATGGCCGGGGACGACGAGCACCACATGTCCGAGACCATGCGGCACTTCCTCGCCGGACAGCTCGCCGCCCTCCGCGACTTCTCCCTCCTCTACGCCCCGAACATCAACTCCTACAAGCGGTTCCAGCCCGGCTCCTTCGCGCCCACCGCCGTCGCCTGGGGCCACGACAACCGCACCTGCTCGCTCCGGGTCGTCGGCCACGGCCGCTCCACCCGCTTCGAGAACCGCCTCCCCGGCGGCGACGTCAACCCCTACCTCGCCGTCGCCGGCCTGGTCGCCGCCGGCCTGTACGGCATCGAGCAGCGCCTCGAACTGCCCCCGCCCTGCACGGGGAACGCGTACACCGCCGAGTACGCGCACGTCCCCACCACCCTGCGCGAGGCCGCCGAACTCTGGGAGACCAGCGAGATCGCCAAGGCCGCCTTCGGCGCCGAGGTCGTCGCCCACTACCGCAACATGGCCCGCGTCGAACTCGACGCCTTCGACGCCGCGGTGACCGACTGGGAGCTGCGCCGCTCCTTCGAACGCCACTGA
- a CDS encoding FadR/GntR family transcriptional regulator: MASTSESADRLTPVLRPVRAGNGFEEALEQILQVVRLGLVPGGERLPAERELADRMGISRVTLREVLKVLQEQGLVESRRGRYGGTFVLPRVQTADEDELRRRIATVDMEDTLRFREVLEVGAAGLCAAHGLDAAGAERLRTALAATHDAPLADYRRQDTLLHLTLAELSGSPTLTAQYAAVRATVNDLLDCIPLLVRNLEHSQHQHTALVEAVLDGDADAAREVMREHCSGTAALLRGFLT, translated from the coding sequence GTGGCCAGTACGAGTGAATCGGCGGACCGGCTGACGCCCGTGCTGCGGCCGGTGCGGGCGGGCAACGGATTCGAGGAGGCCCTGGAGCAGATCCTCCAGGTGGTACGGCTCGGCCTGGTGCCCGGCGGGGAGAGGCTGCCCGCCGAGCGGGAGCTCGCCGACCGGATGGGGATCAGCCGGGTCACCCTGCGCGAGGTCCTGAAGGTCCTCCAGGAGCAGGGGCTCGTGGAGAGCCGGCGCGGCCGGTACGGCGGGACGTTCGTGCTGCCCCGGGTGCAGACGGCCGACGAGGACGAGCTGCGCCGCCGGATCGCCACGGTCGACATGGAGGACACCCTGCGCTTCCGTGAGGTCCTGGAGGTGGGGGCCGCCGGCCTGTGCGCGGCCCACGGCCTCGACGCGGCGGGCGCCGAGCGGCTGCGGACGGCCCTCGCGGCGACCCATGACGCCCCGCTGGCCGATTACCGCCGCCAGGACACCCTGCTCCACCTCACGCTCGCGGAGCTCTCCGGCTCGCCGACGCTGACGGCCCAGTACGCCGCCGTCCGGGCGACGGTGAACGACCTCCTGGACTGCATCCCCCTGCTCGTACGCAATCTGGAGCACTCCCAGCACCAGCACACCGCCCTGGTGGAGGCCGTGCTCGACGGGGACGCGGACGCGGCGCGCGAGGTGATGCGGGAGCACTGCTCGGGCACGGCGGCGCTGCTGCGGGGCTTCCTGACGTGA